A genomic stretch from Candidatus Rokuibacteriota bacterium includes:
- a CDS encoding glucose 1-dehydrogenase, with the protein MGKLDGKVTIVTGGTSGIGRRTAEVFVEEGTSVVLAARREDLGREIAAALGPRAVFLRTDVTREADVKAMIDHAVTRFGRLDCLFNNAGSPGPAGGIESIPVDGFDAAIAVLLRSVMLGMKHVAPVLKRQGAGSIINNGSVAAVRAGYSSSIIYSAAKAAVVHLTRCVAMELGERGIRVNSISPGAIATGIFGKVAGLPDDAADRTAELTRQVFTGLQPLPGPGLPEDIARAAVFLASDDSRFINGHDLVVDGGIIGGRLWTPQQEALGQMRAALRQAAGQG; encoded by the coding sequence ATGGGCAAGCTCGACGGCAAGGTCACGATCGTCACGGGAGGCACGAGCGGCATCGGCCGCCGCACGGCGGAGGTGTTCGTCGAGGAGGGCACCTCGGTCGTCCTCGCGGCCCGCCGCGAGGATCTGGGGCGGGAGATCGCCGCGGCCCTGGGCCCCAGGGCCGTCTTCCTGCGCACCGATGTCACGCGGGAGGCGGACGTCAAGGCGATGATCGACCACGCCGTGACCCGTTTCGGCCGCCTCGACTGCCTCTTCAACAACGCGGGCAGCCCGGGGCCGGCCGGCGGTATCGAGAGCATTCCCGTCGATGGCTTCGATGCGGCCATCGCCGTCCTCCTGCGCAGCGTGATGCTCGGCATGAAGCACGTCGCCCCCGTCCTGAAGAGGCAGGGCGCGGGGAGCATCATCAACAACGGCAGCGTTGCCGCCGTGCGGGCCGGCTACTCGTCCTCCATCATCTATTCGGCGGCCAAGGCGGCGGTGGTCCACCTCACCCGCTGCGTGGCGATGGAGCTTGGCGAGCGCGGCATCCGCGTCAACAGCATCTCCCCCGGCGCCATCGCGACGGGCATCTTCGGCAAAGTGGCGGGGCTCCCGGACGACGCGGCGGACAGGACCGCCGAGCTGACGAGGCAGGTCTTCACCGGCCTGCAGCCGCTGCCGGGGCCGGGGCTGCCGGAGGACATCGCCCGGGCGGCGGTGTTCCTCGCCAGCGACGACTCGCGCTTCATCAACGGCCACGACCTCGTCGTGGACGGCGGCATCATCGGCGGCCGGCTCTGGACTCCGCAGCAAGAGGCGCTGGGCCAGATGCGCGCCGCCCTCCGCCAGGCCGCCGGACAGGGCTGA
- a CDS encoding pirin family protein, with the protein MIRVRRAGERGHFDHGWLDTWHTFSFASYHDPAHMGFRALRVINDDTVAPGEGFGAHAHRDMEIITYVLEGALAHRDSMGHGSVIRPGNVQRMSAGTGVTHSEFNASDAEPVHFLQIWILPDRTGLPPSYEEKQFAREDKRGALRLIAAPDGREGAATLHQDTRVYASVLEPGERLTHRLLPGRHAWLHVVSGALTLDAAALAGGDGVAVSDESALSLSATAPSEVLLFDLA; encoded by the coding sequence ATGATCAGGGTGCGGCGGGCGGGCGAGCGGGGGCACTTCGACCACGGGTGGCTCGACACCTGGCACACCTTCTCCTTCGCCTCCTACCACGACCCGGCCCACATGGGGTTCCGCGCGCTTCGCGTCATCAACGACGACACGGTGGCCCCCGGGGAAGGCTTCGGCGCTCATGCACACCGGGACATGGAGATCATCACCTATGTCCTCGAGGGCGCGCTGGCCCACCGGGACAGCATGGGCCATGGCTCGGTGATCCGCCCCGGCAACGTGCAGCGGATGAGCGCGGGGACGGGCGTGACCCACTCCGAGTTCAACGCCTCGGACGCGGAGCCGGTGCACTTCCTCCAGATCTGGATCCTTCCGGACCGGACCGGGCTCCCACCCTCGTACGAGGAGAAGCAGTTCGCGCGGGAGGACAAGCGCGGCGCGCTGCGCCTCATCGCCGCCCCGGACGGCCGCGAGGGAGCGGCCACCCTCCACCAGGACACGCGGGTCTACGCCTCCGTGCTCGAACCCGGCGAGCGCCTCACGCACCGGCTCCTGCCCGGTCGCCATGCCTGGCTCCACGTCGTCTCGGGCGCACTCACGCTCGACGCCGCGGCGCTCGCCGGCGGCGACGGCGTCGCCGTCAGCGACGAGTCGGCGCTGTCACTGAGCGCCACCGCGCCCTCGGAGGTCCTCCTCTTCGACCTCGCCTGA
- a CDS encoding 3-hydroxyacyl-CoA dehydrogenase, whose protein sequence is MKISGSITVITGGASGLGRATAELLVAGGGRAVLLDLPKSPGVQVAADLGDSALFAPADVTSAEEVTAALEAGVKRFGAVHALVNCAGIGTAEKTFGKRGPADLAGFTRVIQVNLIGHFNSIRLTAAHMAKNEPNEDGERGVIVNTASVAAFDGQIGQAAYSASKGGIVGMTLPIARDLAELGIRVCTIAPGIFETPLLGTLPDPVRISLGKQVPFPSRLGRPSEYAKLAAHIIENGMLNGETIRLDGAIRMQPR, encoded by the coding sequence ATGAAGATCTCGGGCTCCATCACGGTCATCACGGGCGGCGCCTCCGGCCTTGGGCGCGCCACCGCCGAGCTCCTCGTCGCCGGCGGCGGGCGTGCCGTCCTCCTGGACTTGCCGAAGTCCCCGGGAGTGCAGGTCGCGGCCGACCTGGGCGACAGCGCCCTCTTCGCGCCGGCCGACGTCACCAGCGCCGAGGAGGTGACGGCGGCGCTCGAGGCCGGCGTGAAGCGCTTCGGCGCCGTCCATGCGCTGGTGAACTGCGCCGGAATCGGCACCGCCGAGAAGACCTTCGGCAAGCGGGGGCCCGCCGATCTCGCCGGGTTCACCAGGGTGATCCAGGTGAACCTCATCGGCCACTTCAACAGCATCCGTCTCACGGCGGCGCACATGGCGAAGAACGAGCCCAACGAGGACGGTGAGCGCGGGGTGATCGTCAACACTGCCTCCGTCGCCGCCTTCGACGGCCAGATCGGCCAGGCCGCTTACTCGGCCTCCAAAGGCGGCATCGTCGGCATGACGCTGCCGATCGCGCGCGACCTGGCGGAGCTCGGCATCCGGGTTTGCACCATCGCCCCCGGCATCTTCGAGACGCCGCTGCTCGGGACCCTGCCGGACCCGGTGCGTATCTCGCTCGGCAAGCAGGTGCCCTTCCCGTCGCGCCTGGGGCGCCCCTCGGAGTATGCCAAGCTCGCCGCCCACATCATCGAGAACGGCATGCTCAACGGCGAGACCATCCGCCTCGATGGCGCCATCCGCATGCAGCCCCGCTAG
- a CDS encoding HRDC domain-containing protein, translating into MSPTPPVWIRTPADLALLAASLEAATAVGIDTEADSLHHYPGKLCLVQVASDRGAAHLVDPLALPDLAPLARVLADPSVVKIFHAADNDLAYLKRLYGFSVLPLFDTALAARFLGLTALGLDELLRTQLGVDPGRSRQKDDWSRRPLSPEQETYALNDVLHLIPLSARLREGLRAMGREGWFEEECAALAALAVPPKLPDPDAYLHLKGTKELDRRGLGVLRELYVERERLALEADRPPFMIVGHEALVTLAARCPADAAALRQIPGCTDKVVARQGTALLAAIARGLALPEAALPERARQPRPAVPASVRRRVEALRGWRTEAAGCFGLDPGFLLPQRLIDRLAAAPPADVGALTAVEGLRRWRATLMGEAVVRLLRSA; encoded by the coding sequence ATGAGCCCGACACCGCCGGTCTGGATCAGAACCCCCGCCGATCTGGCGCTGCTGGCGGCCTCCCTCGAGGCGGCCACCGCCGTCGGCATCGACACCGAGGCGGACAGCCTCCATCACTACCCCGGCAAGCTCTGTCTCGTCCAGGTGGCCTCGGATCGGGGCGCGGCCCACCTGGTGGACCCGCTGGCGCTGCCCGACCTGGCTCCCCTGGCGCGGGTGCTCGCCGATCCGTCGGTGGTGAAGATCTTCCACGCCGCCGACAATGACCTGGCTTACCTCAAGCGCCTGTACGGCTTCTCCGTGCTGCCGCTCTTCGACACCGCACTGGCCGCCCGCTTCCTCGGCCTCACCGCGCTGGGGCTCGACGAGCTGCTGCGGACCCAGCTCGGCGTGGACCCCGGCCGGTCGCGGCAGAAGGACGACTGGTCGCGGCGCCCCCTGAGTCCCGAGCAGGAGACCTACGCGCTCAACGACGTGCTGCACCTGATCCCGCTCAGCGCGCGGCTCCGCGAGGGCCTGCGGGCCATGGGGCGCGAGGGCTGGTTCGAGGAAGAGTGCGCGGCGCTGGCGGCCCTGGCCGTCCCGCCGAAGCTCCCAGATCCGGATGCCTATCTCCATCTCAAGGGCACCAAGGAGCTGGACCGGCGGGGCCTCGGCGTGCTCCGCGAGCTTTACGTGGAGCGCGAGCGCCTCGCGCTGGAGGCGGATCGGCCGCCGTTCATGATCGTGGGCCACGAGGCGCTGGTGACCCTGGCCGCACGCTGCCCCGCCGATGCCGCGGCGCTCCGGCAGATCCCGGGCTGCACCGACAAGGTGGTGGCACGCCAAGGGACGGCGCTGCTGGCCGCCATCGCGCGCGGGCTGGCGCTGCCCGAGGCGGCCCTGCCCGAGCGTGCCCGCCAGCCGCGGCCCGCGGTGCCCGCCTCGGTGAGGCGCCGGGTGGAGGCGCTGCGGGGCTGGCGGACCGAGGCGGCGGGGTGCTTCGGTCTCGACCCGGGTTTCCTGCTCCCGCAGCGGCTCATCGACAGGCTCGCCGCCGCTCCGCCGGCCGATGTGGGCGCGCTGACCGCCGTGGAGGGTCTCCGCCGCTGGCGGGCCACCCTCATGGGAGAGGCGGTGGTGCGACTGCTCCGGAGCGCCTGA
- a CDS encoding MFS transporter produces the protein MAPRRAGRAADPQRWGLLALVTGAHGLGAVSVLAVAPLAPLLLQDLGLSRAQVGWFLPAIYLGGVVMSLPAGWLTDRVGARLTLATGQCLTGVMVALAAWVGSIPLMLGLLFCAGLGWAVVNPATGRAILDRFPLHERGLAMGVKQTGLTLGGVAGAVTLPSLALAHGWRTALTVAAMASVAASVGVACCLRPGSAPRTASPAEHPRLAEVGSFLAHPPFLVLLGCGLALSVAQSSVLAYMALYARDALGMSVVGAGGLLALAQAGGSGGRLGWGVVSDRLFGGRRRPGVIINAGIGGTIYLVFASGVPLAGPAAAGLAVVAGVGAFGWVGLYFALAAEVGGSRFAGLLTGVAGACAWSGVLLGPPLFGLLLQATGSYRWPWLGLALTAFGAAYALSRIPPLVKRDGA, from the coding sequence GTGGCGCCGCGGCGGGCCGGTAGGGCAGCCGACCCGCAGCGCTGGGGCCTCCTGGCGCTCGTCACCGGCGCTCACGGCCTGGGGGCCGTGTCGGTGCTGGCCGTGGCGCCGCTGGCTCCGTTGCTGCTCCAGGATCTCGGGCTCTCGCGGGCCCAGGTCGGGTGGTTCCTGCCGGCCATCTATCTGGGTGGGGTGGTCATGTCGCTCCCAGCCGGCTGGCTGACCGACCGGGTCGGAGCGCGTCTCACGCTCGCGACCGGGCAGTGTCTCACGGGTGTGATGGTCGCCCTGGCGGCCTGGGTCGGCAGCATTCCCCTCATGCTCGGGCTCCTCTTCTGCGCGGGCCTCGGCTGGGCGGTGGTGAACCCCGCCACGGGACGCGCGATCCTCGACCGCTTCCCGCTCCACGAGCGCGGGCTCGCCATGGGCGTGAAGCAGACCGGGCTCACGCTGGGAGGGGTCGCGGGCGCTGTGACCCTCCCGTCCCTGGCGCTGGCTCACGGGTGGCGCACGGCGCTCACTGTCGCGGCCATGGCCTCGGTGGCGGCCAGCGTCGGAGTGGCATGCTGCCTCCGGCCCGGCAGCGCCCCCCGGACCGCCTCACCCGCGGAGCATCCCCGGCTCGCGGAGGTGGGATCCTTCCTCGCTCACCCACCGTTCCTGGTGCTGCTCGGCTGCGGGCTCGCGCTCTCTGTTGCGCAATCTTCGGTGCTGGCCTACATGGCGCTCTATGCGCGAGATGCCCTCGGCATGAGCGTCGTGGGGGCAGGCGGGCTCCTGGCGCTGGCCCAGGCCGGGGGCAGCGGCGGCCGGCTCGGCTGGGGGGTCGTCAGCGATCGCCTCTTCGGGGGCCGGCGGCGGCCCGGCGTCATCATCAACGCCGGGATCGGTGGAACGATCTACCTGGTCTTCGCCTCGGGCGTCCCGCTGGCCGGCCCCGCCGCCGCCGGGCTGGCCGTCGTCGCGGGCGTCGGGGCCTTCGGGTGGGTGGGACTCTACTTCGCGCTGGCGGCCGAAGTGGGCGGCAGCCGCTTCGCGGGCCTCCTCACCGGGGTCGCCGGGGCCTGCGCCTGGAGCGGCGTCCTGCTGGGGCCCCCGCTGTTCGGGCTCCTCCTGCAGGCCACGGGCTCCTACCGGTGGCCGTGGCTCGGGCTGGCGCTCACGGCGTTCGGGGCAGCCTACGCGCTCTCCCGTATCCCGCCGCTCGTCAAGCGGGACGGAGCATGA
- a CDS encoding glucose 1-dehydrogenase, with amino-acid sequence MGQFDLGGRVAVVTGGNGGIGLGMARGLARAGAAVAVAARNRDKSLRAVAELQGLGAAAAAFEVDVAAEAAVAALVRAVVERFGRLDVLVNNAGINIRKPPQDLSLEEWRRVLDTNLTSAFLASRAVYPVMKAQGRGKIINIGSMMSIFGAGFAPVYAASKGGIVQLTKATASAWARDNIQVNAVLPGWIDTDLTAQARQQVPGLNENVLARTPARRWGVIEDMAGIAVFLASAASDFVTGTSIPVDGGYSIQG; translated from the coding sequence GTGGGCCAGTTCGATCTCGGCGGGCGCGTGGCCGTGGTGACGGGCGGCAATGGCGGGATCGGGCTGGGGATGGCTCGGGGACTCGCGCGTGCCGGGGCCGCCGTGGCCGTGGCGGCCCGGAACCGCGACAAGAGTCTGCGCGCCGTGGCGGAGCTCCAGGGGCTGGGTGCCGCGGCGGCAGCCTTCGAGGTGGACGTGGCCGCCGAGGCGGCGGTGGCCGCTCTCGTGCGCGCGGTCGTCGAGCGCTTCGGCCGCCTGGACGTGCTCGTCAACAATGCCGGCATCAACATCCGCAAGCCCCCGCAGGACCTCTCGCTCGAGGAGTGGCGCCGGGTGCTCGACACCAATCTCACGAGCGCCTTTCTCGCAAGCCGCGCCGTCTACCCCGTGATGAAGGCGCAAGGCCGGGGCAAGATCATCAACATCGGCTCGATGATGTCCATCTTCGGCGCCGGCTTCGCCCCCGTCTATGCGGCGTCCAAGGGCGGCATCGTGCAGCTCACGAAGGCGACAGCCTCGGCCTGGGCCCGCGACAACATCCAGGTCAACGCGGTGCTGCCCGGCTGGATCGACACCGACCTCACCGCCCAGGCGCGGCAGCAGGTCCCCGGCCTCAACGAGAACGTGCTGGCCCGGACGCCCGCCCGGCGCTGGGGGGTGATCGAGGACATGGCCGGCATCGCCGTGTTCCTGGCGAGCGCGGCCTCGGACTTCGTTACCGGGACGTCGATCCCGGTGGACGGGGGCTACTCGATCCAGGGCTAG
- a CDS encoding lysophospholipid acyltransferase family protein gives MTLPRRPRWYTHGLNRAAYYRLASACGAALPRRARLSLARVVGRALGRHLVEERSQVRANLARVLPGAPAAALDRGASETFANFAACFADLLTINRGDPARLRDYLVGAEGEAELDSACAPRRGVILLTAHLGNWELGGRLLAPRLRRTTHVVLSPEQDAALESYLRRDEPRLRFVTRRSATSTLGLLAALRRNEAVAMQGDRPTGERGDRAVPFFGAAAAFPVGPFVLARAAGAPVVPAFCVITPRGGYRITLEPAIWVGPGEEEAALVTAVGALERAIRRHPTQWFNFFDVWNPARAAA, from the coding sequence ATGACCTTGCCGCGCCGCCCTCGCTGGTACACCCACGGGCTCAATCGCGCCGCCTACTATCGGCTGGCCAGCGCCTGTGGCGCCGCGCTGCCGCGGCGCGCGCGGCTCTCCCTGGCGCGTGTCGTGGGGCGCGCCCTGGGCCGGCACCTCGTCGAGGAGCGCAGCCAGGTGCGCGCCAACCTCGCCCGTGTGCTCCCCGGCGCGCCTGCGGCGGCGCTCGACCGGGGCGCCAGCGAGACCTTCGCCAACTTCGCCGCCTGCTTCGCCGATCTCCTGACCATCAATCGGGGGGATCCGGCACGGCTCCGCGACTACCTGGTCGGGGCGGAGGGTGAGGCGGAGCTGGATTCGGCCTGCGCACCGCGGCGCGGCGTCATCCTGCTCACCGCGCACCTGGGGAACTGGGAGCTGGGCGGGCGGCTGCTCGCGCCGCGGCTCCGCCGCACCACTCACGTGGTCCTCTCCCCCGAGCAGGACGCCGCGCTGGAGAGCTACCTGAGGCGCGACGAGCCGCGGCTCCGCTTCGTGACGCGCCGGAGCGCGACCTCCACCCTCGGGCTCCTCGCCGCGCTGAGACGCAACGAGGCCGTGGCCATGCAGGGCGATCGCCCCACCGGCGAGCGCGGTGACAGGGCGGTCCCGTTCTTCGGCGCCGCCGCCGCCTTCCCCGTGGGCCCCTTCGTCCTGGCGCGGGCCGCAGGGGCTCCGGTGGTGCCCGCCTTCTGCGTCATCACCCCGCGGGGAGGCTACCGGATCACCCTGGAGCCGGCCATCTGGGTCGGGCCGGGAGAGGAGGAGGCGGCGCTGGTCACCGCCGTGGGCGCGCTCGAACGCGCCATCCGCCGCCACCCGACGCAGTGGTTCAACTTCTTCGACGTCTGGAACCCCGCACGTGCCGCGGCCTGA
- a CDS encoding beta-ketoacyl-[acyl-carrier-protein] synthase family protein → MPRPEPIAIVAAGVTTPIGQDVEAFWSALLTGASGISPIERFPVADLRVRRGGEIKKLTRLRDWGRLPGCRATRLLLSAADDLCARTGGRPLPADPSRVAVVVGTALGGVEEWERAQGGDRRLGRLRGGLYDTPGRNLARWLGARGPALTVSTACASGATAIGVAADLLRQGRADAVVAGGYDPLCRFVMRGFDALRSLTRDEVRPFDRRRSGLLLGEAAALVLLRRDADAGPARLGRLLGHASTGDGSHISAPDPQGRGLEHAIRLALDEAGIGPGEVDFVSAHGTGTVLNDRIETAVLKRVLGTRALNVPVNSIKPTMGHTMGAAATLEAVMCLFASRHGQIPPTRNLEEPDADCDLDYVPGRARALAPRISLSTSLGFGGQNAALILEGAGP, encoded by the coding sequence GTGCCGCGGCCTGAGCCCATCGCCATCGTCGCCGCCGGCGTGACCACGCCCATCGGCCAGGACGTGGAGGCCTTCTGGTCCGCGCTGCTCACCGGCGCCAGCGGCATCTCGCCCATCGAGCGCTTCCCCGTGGCCGACCTGCGCGTCCGGCGTGGCGGCGAGATCAAGAAGCTCACGCGCCTCCGGGACTGGGGGCGCCTGCCCGGTTGCCGCGCCACGCGCCTCCTTCTCTCGGCGGCCGACGATCTCTGCGCACGGACGGGCGGACGGCCGCTGCCCGCGGACCCGTCGCGCGTGGCCGTGGTTGTCGGGACGGCGCTGGGCGGCGTCGAGGAGTGGGAGCGGGCGCAGGGCGGGGACCGCAGGCTCGGGCGGCTCCGCGGCGGGCTCTACGACACGCCCGGCCGCAACCTGGCCCGCTGGCTCGGTGCTCGCGGCCCGGCGTTGACCGTCTCCACCGCCTGCGCCTCGGGCGCCACGGCCATCGGTGTCGCCGCCGACCTCCTGCGGCAGGGGAGGGCCGATGCGGTGGTGGCCGGAGGCTACGATCCGCTCTGCCGCTTCGTGATGCGTGGCTTCGACGCCCTTCGCTCTCTCACCCGCGACGAGGTCCGCCCATTCGACCGCAGGCGGAGCGGGCTCCTCCTGGGCGAGGCGGCGGCGCTCGTCCTCCTCCGGCGCGATGCGGACGCGGGGCCCGCGCGGCTGGGGAGGCTTCTGGGCCATGCCAGCACCGGCGACGGCTCGCACATCTCGGCGCCCGATCCCCAGGGGCGCGGGCTCGAGCATGCGATCCGGCTGGCCCTGGACGAGGCCGGGATCGGCCCCGGCGAGGTGGACTTCGTGAGCGCCCACGGAACAGGCACCGTCCTCAACGACCGCATCGAGACGGCGGTCCTCAAGCGTGTCCTCGGCACCCGCGCCCTGAACGTCCCGGTCAACTCCATCAAGCCCACCATGGGCCACACCATGGGGGCGGCGGCGACGCTGGAGGCCGTCATGTGCCTGTTCGCCTCCCGCCACGGCCAGATTCCCCCGACCCGCAACCTGGAGGAGCCCGACGCCGACTGCGACCTCGACTATGTGCCGGGCCGGGCCCGGGCGCTGGCCCCCCGCATCAGCCTCAGCACATCGCTGGGCTTCGGCGGCCAGAACGCCGCCCTGATCCTGGAGGGCGCCGGGCCGTGA
- a CDS encoding acyl carrier protein, with translation MTEKEVLDELRSIAVDRLRFDPSRAAEMTLETTLPKDVEGSLGLDSLDFIELSVAMEERFGFTIEEGQDLSEEFHSLGSLSRFILARIGQA, from the coding sequence ATGACCGAGAAGGAAGTGCTCGACGAGCTCCGGAGCATCGCCGTGGACCGGCTCCGCTTCGACCCCTCCCGGGCTGCCGAGATGACGCTTGAGACGACCCTGCCCAAGGACGTGGAGGGCTCGCTCGGGCTCGACTCGCTCGACTTCATCGAGCTATCGGTGGCGATGGAGGAGCGCTTCGGCTTCACCATCGAGGAGGGGCAGGATTTGTCAGAGGAGTTCCACTCGCTCGGGAGCCTGTCGCGGTTCATCCTGGCCCGGATCGGCCAGGCCTGA
- a CDS encoding beta-ketoacyl-[acyl-carrier-protein] synthase family protein produces MTRIVVSGLGVVSPYGAGVKTFWGGLATGTCSIRPITLIETEGFRSRIAAEIPADAVAGLGPSARRARADRLALAAAREALADADLTARDRAETALVVGAVGGGMLEGEAWYWEETRSGRPSPRVKALRSILPCTHAETLGFRLGLGGPKETVVMACASGAAAIALGADLIREGAAPCALVGGVDALTRICFMGFNALRLLDPEPCRPFDRDRNGMSIGEAAAFLVLEDAGRCRARGARGHGELLGAALSTDAHHVTSPHPQGEGMVRAMRLALRAAHAEPDEIGYVNAHGTGTPQNDRTEALALARVFGAGRVLVSSNKSLVGHTMAAAGSLEAVATLLTLEHGLVPPTAHLEHVDPEIPFDCVPRVAREVPLERALSNSFGFGGQNVSLIFGR; encoded by the coding sequence ATGACGCGGATCGTGGTCAGCGGCCTGGGCGTCGTGAGCCCCTACGGCGCCGGCGTCAAGACCTTCTGGGGGGGCCTGGCGACCGGGACCTGCAGCATCCGCCCCATCACCCTGATCGAGACGGAAGGCTTTCGCTCCCGCATCGCTGCCGAGATCCCCGCCGACGCCGTGGCCGGCCTGGGTCCCTCCGCGCGCCGGGCGCGTGCCGATCGGCTGGCGCTCGCCGCGGCCCGCGAGGCGCTCGCCGACGCCGACCTCACCGCGCGCGACCGGGCCGAGACGGCGCTCGTGGTCGGGGCCGTCGGCGGCGGCATGCTCGAAGGCGAGGCGTGGTACTGGGAAGAGACGCGCAGCGGGCGCCCGTCGCCCAGGGTCAAGGCCCTCCGCTCCATCCTGCCCTGCACCCACGCCGAGACGCTCGGCTTCCGGCTCGGACTCGGCGGGCCCAAGGAGACGGTGGTCATGGCCTGCGCTTCCGGAGCCGCCGCGATCGCTCTCGGTGCGGATCTCATCCGCGAGGGCGCGGCACCCTGTGCGCTCGTCGGCGGCGTGGACGCCCTCACGCGCATCTGCTTCATGGGCTTCAACGCCCTTCGCCTCCTGGACCCCGAGCCCTGTCGCCCCTTCGACCGCGACCGCAACGGGATGTCCATCGGCGAGGCCGCGGCCTTCCTCGTGCTGGAGGACGCCGGGCGCTGCCGCGCACGCGGCGCGCGCGGCCACGGAGAGCTCCTGGGCGCCGCCCTCTCGACGGACGCCCACCATGTGACCTCGCCCCACCCGCAAGGGGAGGGCATGGTGCGCGCCATGAGGCTCGCGCTGCGCGCGGCGCACGCCGAGCCGGACGAGATCGGCTACGTCAACGCCCATGGCACTGGCACGCCCCAGAACGACCGCACGGAGGCGCTGGCGCTGGCACGCGTCTTCGGCGCCGGCCGCGTGCTCGTGAGCAGCAACAAGTCGCTGGTCGGGCACACCATGGCCGCCGCCGGCAGTCTCGAGGCCGTGGCCACGCTCCTGACCCTCGAGCACGGGCTCGTGCCGCCCACCGCGCACCTGGAGCACGTGGACCCGGAGATCCCCTTCGACTGCGTCCCCAGGGTGGCGCGGGAGGTGCCGCTCGAGCGGGCGCTGTCCAATTCCTTCGGCTTCGGCGGCCAGAACGTGAGCCTGATCTTCGGGCGATGA
- a CDS encoding glycosyltransferase family 2 protein — protein sequence MSDHLILIPVFDEALTIETVVTGARRHGAVLVIDDGSSDASADLAARGGADVLRLGRRSGKGEALRCGFAEALARGAERVVTLDGDGQHDPDEIPLLLEAAAAAPDAVVIGGRLGREATGGDGVIPDGRLCALRVAGFFIDWLTGFPLGDTQSGFRVYPARLLRDLEPGGGGFVLESEVLIRAAGGGWRLVEVPVTARHFSDRRSRFRPVRDGVALGALLAWEILRRLGREAGLGGAALLRPFTTARRRPRHRELTEFTAAWRGNAAAWALASGAFLLHRTGATWRDWWGNPRARALRAVGLAAALTPVLLSLALLRPALRPMGLDLLGPLVHAVYSQERLARALATPTAGETVASRER from the coding sequence ATGAGCGACCATCTCATCCTCATCCCCGTGTTCGACGAGGCCCTCACCATCGAGACGGTTGTCACGGGGGCGCGCCGCCACGGCGCGGTGCTCGTGATCGACGACGGCTCCTCGGACGCGAGCGCCGATCTCGCCGCGCGCGGCGGCGCCGACGTGCTGAGGCTCGGGCGGCGCAGCGGCAAGGGTGAGGCGCTGCGGTGCGGGTTCGCCGAGGCGCTCGCGCGCGGGGCCGAGCGCGTGGTGACCCTCGACGGCGACGGGCAGCACGATCCTGACGAGATCCCGCTCCTCCTCGAGGCCGCCGCGGCCGCGCCCGACGCGGTGGTGATCGGGGGGCGCCTCGGACGCGAGGCGACGGGGGGCGACGGCGTGATCCCCGACGGCCGGCTCTGCGCCCTTCGGGTCGCTGGGTTCTTCATCGACTGGCTGACGGGGTTTCCGCTGGGGGACACGCAGTCAGGCTTCCGGGTATACCCCGCGCGGTTGCTCCGCGATCTCGAGCCGGGCGGTGGTGGTTTCGTCCTCGAGAGCGAAGTGCTGATCCGCGCGGCGGGCGGAGGCTGGCGGCTCGTGGAGGTACCGGTGACGGCCCGCCACTTCTCGGACCGGCGCAGCCGCTTCAGGCCGGTGCGCGACGGAGTCGCGCTGGGGGCGCTACTGGCCTGGGAGATCCTGCGCCGCCTCGGCCGGGAGGCCGGGCTCGGGGGGGCAGCGCTCCTGCGCCCTTTCACCACCGCGCGGCGACGGCCGCGCCACCGCGAGCTCACCGAGTTCACTGCGGCCTGGCGCGGCAACGCGGCGGCCTGGGCCCTGGCCTCGGGCGCATTCCTTCTCCATCGCACGGGGGCGACGTGGCGTGACTGGTGGGGGAATCCCCGAGCCCGCGCCCTCCGCGCCGTCGGCCTGGCCGCGGCGCTGACACCCGTGCTCTTGTCGCTGGCCCTCCTCCGCCCGGCGCTGCGCCCGATGGGCCTCGATCTGCTCGGGCCATTGGTCCACGCGGTGTACTCCCAGGAGCGCCTGGCGCGCGCCCTGGCGACCCCGACGGCGGGCGAGACCGTGGCGTCGCGGGAGCGATGA